Proteins encoded within one genomic window of Macrotis lagotis isolate mMagLag1 chromosome 3, bilby.v1.9.chrom.fasta, whole genome shotgun sequence:
- the LOC141518172 gene encoding heat shock factor-binding protein 1: protein MAETDPKTVQDLTAVVQTLLQQMQDKFQTMSDQIIGRIDDMSSRIDDLEKNIADLMTQAGVEEIEGENRVPATRNS, encoded by the coding sequence ATGGCGGAGACAGACCCCAAAACTGTACAGGACCTGACCGCTGTGGTTCAGACCCTGCTCCAGCAGATGCAGGACAAGTTTCAGACCATGTCAGATCAGATTATTGGCCGAATTGATGATATGAGCAGTCGCATTGATGATCTGGAGAAAAACATCGCTGACCTTATGACCCAAGCAGGGGTGGaagaaatagaaggggaaaacagAGTACCTGCTACACGTAATAGTTAA